In the genome of Populus trichocarpa isolate Nisqually-1 chromosome 6, P.trichocarpa_v4.1, whole genome shotgun sequence, one region contains:
- the LOC7462237 gene encoding 17.9 kDa class II heat shock protein: MDFRIMGLDAPLFNTLQHMMDASDHEADKSFNAPTRTYVRDAKAMASTPADVKEYPSSYAFVIDMPGLKSGDIKVQVEDDNVLVISGERKRGEEKEGAKYVRMERRVGKFMRKFVLPENANTDAISAVCQDGVLTVTVEKLPPPEPKKPKTIEVKIA, encoded by the coding sequence ATGGATTTCAGAATCATGGGTCTTGACGCGCCACTCTTCAACACCCTCCAGCACATGATGGATGCAAGTGATCATGAGGCAGACAAGTCCTTCAATGCGCCAACACGCACTTACGTACGTGATGCCAAGGCAATGGCATCAACACCAGCTGATGTGAAAGAGTATCCAAGCTCTTATGCGTTCGTCATTGACATGCCGGGACTGAAATCAGGGGACATCAAGGTTCAAGTGGAGGATGACAATGTGCTGGTTATCAGTGGAGAGAGGAAGCGCGGAGAGGAGAAAGAAGGGGCCAAGTATGTGAGAATGGAAAGGAGGGTTGGTAAGTTTATGAGGAAGTTTGTGTTGCCTGAGAATGCTAACACTGACGCTATTTCTGCTGTTTGTCAAGATGGGGTTCTGACTGTTACTGTTGAGAAATTACCACCTCCAGAGCCTAAGAAGCCTAAGACTATCGAGGTCAAGATTGCTTGA
- the LOC7470676 gene encoding 25S rRNA (cytosine-C(5))-methyltransferase NSUN5, protein MARNKAPSVKPKPKPKQTTDKSAKPRLNNAERSAYFARREAAKVLHTVLQGDAKRQAVASIKSLVYSPSIRNKKATFALVCQTLKHLRIIKDVLEIANILNSKWKRQEELIYIIAYDVLFGKGISLVGGDAEKFLACRKDAMQSALAKLVVRKKAKNIDDFIALYQPPDITKPCYVRVNTLKLDVDSALHELGKQFKVQKDDMIPHLLVLPPHTDLHNHSLVLNGSIFVQGKASSMVAAVLDPKPGWEVLDACSAPGNKTVHLAALMKGKGKIIACELNKDRAKRLEDTIRLSGAANIEVLHGDFLNIDPKGPFSKVSAILLDPSCSGSGTAAQRLDHLLPSRTTDVVDTERLNKLAAFQKKALAHALSFTAVKRIVYSTCSINQIENEDVVNSILPLATSNGFQLATPFPQWQRRGLPVFEGSEHLLRTDPVEDKEGFFIALFVKKGSEKNSEERSGSRKLAGSLSNGKGRLKRFCHVNKKNLALPVFYRGIFKPWLHTKSSLTRKTYNSSN, encoded by the exons ATGGCTCGAAACAAGGCGCCTTCCGTCAAACCCAAACCgaaaccaaaacaaaccacCGATAAATCCGCAAAGCCACGGCTGAACAACGCCGAACGGTCTGCTTACTTCGCTAGAAGAGAAGCAGCCAAGGTCCTACACACGGTTCTTCAAGGAGACGCTAAACGCCAAGCCGTTGCCTCCATTAAATCACTTGTCTACAGCCCTTCCATTAGGAACAAAAAAGCAACTTTCGCTCTTGTTTGCCAAACTCTCAAAC atCTAAGAATAATCAAGGATGTTTTGGAGATTGCAAATATACTTAATAGCAAGTGGaag AGACAAGAggaattgatttatattatagCATATGACGTTTTATTTGGAAAG GGGATTTCATTGGTTGGCGGTGATGCGGAGAAGTTCCTTGCATGTCGAAAAGATGCTATGCAGTCAGCTTTAGCTAAGCTTGTAGTGAGAAAAAAAGCGAAGAACATTGATGACTTTATTGCTCTTTATCAGCCTCCGG ATATTACAAAACCCTGTTACGTTCGCGTAAATACCTTGAAATTGGATGTTGATTCTGCCTTGCATGAATTAGGAAAACAATTCAAG GTTCAGAAGGACGACATGATACCTCACTTGTTGGTGCTCCCACCACATACTGATTTGCATAATCACTCTCTGGTCTTGAATGGAAGCATCTTTGTGCAA GGAAAGGCAAGTTCAATGGTGGCAGCAGTTCTTGATCCCAAACCAGGATGGGAG GTTCTTGATGCATGTTCAGCTCCAGGGAACAAAACCGTTCACCTTGCTGCCCTtatgaaaggaaaagggaaaattATTGCTTGTGAGCTGAATAAGGACAGGGCTAAACGTTTAGAAGACACTATCAGACTCTCTGGTGCTGCTA ACATTGAAGTTCTGCATGGTGATTTTCTAAACATTGACCCAAAAGGTCCTTTTTCCAAG GTCTCTGCTATTCTTCTAGACCCTTCTTGCTCTGGATCTGGGACTGCTGCTCAAAGATTAGACCATTTACTCCCGTCTCGTACCACTGATGTTGTAGACACAGAGAGATTGAACAAGCTTGCAGCTTTTCAGAAGAAGGCCCTGGCCCATGCTTTGTCTT TTACAGCCGTTAAAAGAATTGTCTACAGTACATGCTCCatcaatcaaattgaaaatgaagacgTTGTTAATTCAATTCTACCTTTGGCCACATCCAATGGTTTCCAGCTTGCAACTCCCTTTCCTCAATGGCAACGCCGCGGTCTCCCAGTTTTTGAAGGCT CCGAACATCTGCTTCGAACTGATCCAGTTGAGGACAAAGAAGGCTTCTTCATTGCCCTTTTCGTCAAGAAGGGCTCTGAAAAGAACTCAGAGGAACGAAGTGGAAGCCGGAAACTTGCTGGATCTCTTTCAAATGGTAAAGGCCGGTTAAAAAGATTTTGCCATGTGAACAAGAAAAATCTTGCGCTGCCTGTATTCTACAGAGGTATTTTTAAACCATGGTTGCACACCAAGAGCTCGCTGACAAGAAAGACATACAATTCCTCTAATTGA
- the LOC7462238 gene encoding probable WRKY transcription factor 50 isoform X2 has product MSSPKFSTQQDTPELSDFAHDQLSNFELSEFLTFDEWIALEDAPSSIASSYACNPVYRAHVVGESGGSSSPREELSGGEGEEGREKKEAKERVAFKTKSEIEILDDGYKWRKYGKKMVKNSPNPRIMCLLPGITTGARLKAAL; this is encoded by the exons atGTCCAGTCCTAAGTTTAGCACACAGCAGGATACACCCGAGCTGAGTGACTTCGCTCACGACCAGCTTTCCAATTTTGAGCTCTCAGAGTTCTTGACCTTCGATGAATGGATAGCGCTAGAAGATGCTCCATCGTCCATAGCTTCCAGTTATGCCTGCAACCCGGTTTATAGAGCACATGTCGTTGGTGAGTCAGGTGGAAGTAGCAGCCCTCGTGAAGAGCTAAGTGGTG GAGAGGGTGAAGAAGGGCGAGAGAAGAAGGAAGCCAAAGAAAGGGTTgctttcaaaacaaaatcagaGATTGAAATACTAGATGATGGGTACAAGTGGAGGAAATATGGGAAAAAGATGGTGAAGAATAGTCCAAACCCGAG AATCATGTGTTTGTTACCAGGAATTACTACAGGTGCTCGGTTGAAGGCTGCCCTGTGA
- the LOC7462238 gene encoding probable WRKY transcription factor 50 isoform X1 produces MSSPKFSTQQDTPELSDFAHDQLSNFELSEFLTFDEWIALEDAPSSIASSYACNPVYRAHVVGESGGSSSPREELSGGEGEEGREKKEAKERVAFKTKSEIEILDDGYKWRKYGKKMVKNSPNPRNYYRCSVEGCPVKKRVERDRDDPRYVITTYEGIHTHQSFS; encoded by the exons atGTCCAGTCCTAAGTTTAGCACACAGCAGGATACACCCGAGCTGAGTGACTTCGCTCACGACCAGCTTTCCAATTTTGAGCTCTCAGAGTTCTTGACCTTCGATGAATGGATAGCGCTAGAAGATGCTCCATCGTCCATAGCTTCCAGTTATGCCTGCAACCCGGTTTATAGAGCACATGTCGTTGGTGAGTCAGGTGGAAGTAGCAGCCCTCGTGAAGAGCTAAGTGGTG GAGAGGGTGAAGAAGGGCGAGAGAAGAAGGAAGCCAAAGAAAGGGTTgctttcaaaacaaaatcagaGATTGAAATACTAGATGATGGGTACAAGTGGAGGAAATATGGGAAAAAGATGGTGAAGAATAGTCCAAACCCGAG GAATTACTACAGGTGCTCGGTTGAAGGCTGCCCTGTGAAGAAGAGAGTAGAAAGAGACAGGGATGATCCAAGATATGTAATAACAACCTACGAGGGCATTCACACTCACCAGAGCTTTTCCTAA
- the LOC7470677 gene encoding protein PLASTID MOVEMENT IMPAIRED 1-RELATED 2, which produces MMLSKAESRNGDGDGSSNSGQLLRDIEAISKALYLHKTPQKALISPSSARSKSVEKPRLPESKSSLNPQSFNETVSSKDKKSSSAWNWKKPLKALAHIGRQKFNICFFLHVHSIEGLPPSFNGMNLSVHWKRKDVVLQTRAAKVLKGVAEFDETLMHKCSVYGSRSGPYHAAKYEMKLFLIYASIIGAPGIDMGKQWVDLTLLLPLNSEELEGEKSTDKWTTSYKLEGKAKGATLNVSFGFSVLRDNFIESRSNMSVSDLLNLVHDRPAVDPKTGIGHTNSNGMLRRLESVPSDLNRRPPLSSQSVDAKSYHDVSSNLGLELSKSINFLYEKLDEVNWQNSEKLDALSGHMQQLKPKFHLEFELDEADRGNECDIEFTVVEQGIETSEMEQMEPEQDDVQTTDGSAIETIDLDEIIKDDDIAPDEETKFHSEGNIFHGHVDEVLMDDCKHEENSASRKGSIMEDLESAFNNQLISESEKLESQLAMSKFLENENYMETKSNYKANKVAKKSLSLDEFTTSVASDFLNMLGIEHSPFGLSSDSEPESPRERLLREFEKEAIASGSFIMDFDGNREHEELGRIAQAGSSYEDLSDDLDLSLVIQAAEQEHWRASQLLSGRRKVKVLEDLETEALMREWGLDEGAFQNSPRYCSDGFGSPIELLPEKQVELPPLGDGFGPFIHTNDGGCLRSMNPSLFRNSKNAGSLVMQVSCPVVLPAELGSDIMEILQYLASVGITKLSLLTNKLMPLEDITGKILQQIAEDITERKAPLCHESLFGKDPFNRRKEVEGVCSHQFFNNIKSSLIGSEVDWEYVSLEDLAPLAMKKIDAMSIEGLRIQSGMSEEAAPSSISPQSPGKMLAFEGKDANLVGFLSLGGAELHHLDAEDADSGADGLLSLSITLEEWLRLDAGIISEEDEVDEHTIRILAAHRAKCIDFNGRFTGDINWGTASGGKHGLLGNNLTVALKILLRDPLRNFEPVGAPMLALIQVERTSIHPMSKVYGSVLERSRNEEDDHEWIQYEKNDCLWFKITEVHVSGLNTEPGKTQHWATKTQQQSGTRWLVASGMSKSYKQPFSKSKAIVLAYPQLIRNVEAGDILWSISSQAKDTVTRWKDLAGFVPHVRNPNVIFPG; this is translated from the exons AAAGttcaatatttgtttctttctccACGTGCATTCTATTGAAGGGTTACCCCCGAGTTTTAATGGTATGAATTTGTCTGTGCATTGGAAGAGGAAGGATGTGGTTTTGCAGACACGTGCAGCAAAGGTTTTGAAGGGAGTTGCTGAATTTGATGAGACTTTGATGCATAAATGTTCTGTATATGGTTCAAGAAGTGGGCCCTATCATGCAGCAAAGTATGAAATGAAGCTTTTCTTGATTTATGCATCCATAATTGGGGCTCCTGGCATTGACATGGGGAAACAGTGGGTAGATCTGACACTGTTGTTGCCATTGAATTCGGAGGAACTGGAGGGAGAGAAAAGTACTGATAAATGGACTACAAGCTATAAGCTTGAGGGCAAGGCTAAGGGTGCTACTCTAAATGTTAGTTTTGGTTTCTCGGTATTGAGAGacaattttattgaatcaagAAGTAATATGAGTGTCTCTGACCTTCTAAATTTAGTGCATGATAGGCCTGCAGTGGATCCCAAAACAGGTATTGGGCACACTAACAGTAATGGAATGCTTCGGCGACTTGAAAGTGTTCCTAGTGATTTAAATCGTCGGCCTCCTCTCTCTTCTCAATCTGTTGATGCGAAGAGTTACCATGATGTGTCATCAAATTTGGGATTGGAACTCTCCAAGTCAATAAATTTTCTATATGAAAAACTCGATGAGGTGAACTGGCAGAATTCAGAAAAACTTGACGCATTATCTGGCCATATGCAGCAACTCAAACCAAAGTTTCACTTGGAGTTTGAGCTTGATGAAGCTGACCGTGGAAATGAGTGTGATATTGAGTTTACTGTTGTTGAGCAGGGGATAGAAACATCTGAAATGGAACAAATGGAACCAGAACAAGATGATGTTCAGACTACTGATGGTTCTGCAATTGAAACCATTGACTTGGATGAAATAATCAAGGATGATGATATAGCCCCTGATGAGGAGACAAAGTTCCATTCGGAGGGAAATATTTTCCATGGACATGTAGATGAGGTTTTAATGGATGATTGCAAACATGAAGAGAATAGTGCAAGTAGGAAAGGATCAATTATGGAAGATCTGGAATCAGCTTTTAATAACCAGCTCATTTCAGAATCTGAGAAGTTGGAATCCCAGCTTGCTATGAGCAAGTTTCTAGAGAATGAAAATTACATGGAAACTAAATCAAATTACAAGGCTAATAAAGTGGCAAAGAAATCGCTGAGCCTGGATGAATTTACCACGTCTGTTGcaagtgattttttaaatatgctgGGGATTGAGCATAGTCCATTTGGTCTGAGTTCAGACAGTGAACCTGAGTCTCCTAGAGAGCGCTTGTTAAGAGAGTTTGAAAAAGAAGCCATAGCTTCCGGCAGCTTCATCATGGATTTTGATGGAAACAGAGAGCATGAAGAATTGGGTCGCATTGCTCAGGCTGGGTCTAGTTACGAGGACCTTTCTGATGATCTTGATTTATCTCTGGTTATTCAGGCTGCTGAGCAGGAGCACTGGAGAGCAAGTCAGTTGCTAAGTGGAAGAAGGAAGGTGAAGGTGCTTGAAGACTTGGAGACAGAAGCTTTAATGAGAGAATGGGGCTTAGATGAGGGGGCCTTTCAGAATTCTCCACGTTATTGCTCTGATGGATTTGGGAGTCCAATTGAGCTTCTTCCTGAGAAACAAGTTGAATTACCTCCACTTGGAGATGGCTTTGGACCCTTTATCCATACCAATGATGGAGGTTGTCTGCGGTCTATGAATCCTTCTCTTTTCAGAAATTCTAAAAATGCAGGGAGCTTAGTTATGCAAGTTTCTTGTCCTGTAGTGCTACCTGCAGAATTAGGTTCTGATATTATGGAGATATTACAGTATCTGGCATCGGTTGGCATCACAAAACTATCTCTGCTGACAAACAAATTAATGCCTTTGGAGGATATCACCGGGAAGATATTGCAACAAATAGCAGAGGATATTACTGAAAG GAAGGCTCCTTTGTGTCATGAATCATTGTTTGGGAAAGATCCATTTAATAGGAGAAAGGAAGTTGAAGGTGTTTGTTCTCATCAGTTCTTTAATAACATAAAGTCCAGCCTTATCGGCAGTGAGGTAGACTGGGAATATGTTAGTCTTGAAGATCTTGCACCTTTGGCAATGAAAAAGATTGATGCCATGTCCATTGAAGGGTTGAGAATCCAGTCCGGCATGTCTGAGGAAGCGGCACCATCAAGCATCAGTCCCCAGTCTCCTGGAAAGATGCTGGCTTTTGAAGGGAAGGATGCCAATCTTGTTGGGTTTCTCAGTTTGGGAGGTGCAGAATTGCACCATCTTGATGCTGAAGATGCTGACAGTGGTGCTGATGGATTATTGTCTCTCTCTATAACATTGGAGGAGTGGTTGAGACTTGATGCTGGAATCATCAGCGAGGAAGATGAAGTTGATGAGCACACAATAAGGATCCTTGCAGCCCATCGTGCTAAGTGCATAGATTTTAATGGAAGGTTTACAGGAGACATTAATTGGGGCACAGCATCTGGTGGAAAGCATGGTTTGTTGGGGAACAACCTCACGGTAGCTCTCAAGATACTGCTTAGGGATCCTCTTCGAAATTTTGAGCCGGTTGGTGCTCCGATGCTTGCTCTAATCCAAGTGGAGAGGACTTCTATCCATCCCATGTCAAAAGTGTATGGTTCGGTGTTAGAAAGAAGtagaaatgaagaagatgatcatGAATGGATCCAGTACGAAAAGAATGATTGTCTTTGGTTTAAAATCACTGAAGTCCATGTTTCAGGGTTGAATACTGAACCTGGCAAGACACAACATTGGGCTACCAAAACACAGCAACAATCTGGGACACGCTGGCTGGTGGCAAGTGGCATGTCTAAGTCGTACAAGCAACCATTTTCGAAGTCGAAGGCCATTGTATTAGCATACCCACAACTAATCAGAAACGTGGAGGCAGGTGATATCTTGTGGAGCATAAGCTCTCAAGCTAAGGACACAGTAACTAGATGGAAAGACCTGGCAGGATTTGTTCCACACGTACGGAACCCTAATGTTATCTTTCCTGGATGA